Genomic window (Salvelinus alpinus chromosome 13, SLU_Salpinus.1, whole genome shotgun sequence):
TAATTTTAAGATTTTGTAGTTTTACTTTAAtgacttattgcaaacaggatgcatgtattGGAATATTTTtagtctgtacaggcttccttattttcactctgtcatttaggttagtattgtggagtaactacaattttcttgatccatcctcagtgttctcctatcacagccattaggCTATGTAATtgtttaaaagtcaccattggcctcatggtgaaatccctgagcagtttccttcctctccggcaactgaattaggaaggacgaatgtatctttgtagtattacatccttgcttcaggtcctgagctacaggcagttacatttgtgtatgtcattttaggcgaaaattgaaaaaagagTCCGATCCTTAAGAAGCTATACATTATTCTTGCAaacagagtgaatccatgcaacttattatgtgacttgttaagcacatttttactccttaaCTTATTTAAGCGtgcaataacaaaggggttgaatacttattgactcaagacatttcagcttttaactTTAAATGAAtttctaaatatttctaaaaatataatttcactttgacgttatagggtattgtgtgtaggccagtgacacaaaatcataatttaatacattttaaattcaggctgtaacacaatttaTTTGGGGGAAAGTAAAGGTGTGAGTACTTTCTCTACTACTCGCTTTTACTGTATTACACCCAAACGAAAGATGTGTATTATGCAGGGTCGGCTGCAagcataagcgacataagcggtCACTAAGGGCCCCCACTCTCAAATTACTGttcagagttagaatagtagaattcacaaggtgcaatttctaaatttgtttgtgcatcagcagtttttctcttatgtcagtcactgacagtcactcaattagccatatCAGCTAACAATTTTTTTATTGGTatgttagtctagccagctatctaaacttgtagtaatcatggccgaataccgaTCGGGCGTGCAGGGcatgtgcccaggggccctgacctccagggggcccctaTTGATTGTGTTAGTTACTCTCACTCAGCTATTATAAACATGACATATAAGTCTTAGTaacatttgtagaattgcaggaaatttgctttataACTAAAAATGTCTCTCCACTCTGGAGGCTGGTGAGGGAAGAACGGAtcataataatggccagaacggagcaaatggaatggcatcaaacacctggaaaccatgtatttgataccaatACCACTAATTTGGCCCCAGTCATTACCAccagcccgttctccccaattaaggtgccaccaaccttctGTGCTCTCCACTCCATGGTAAATGgagaaattagctgtaaaactacaaattttttctctctgccccatggcaaaatgagtagaattgcatgaaagcttgctttaaacctgcaacattttctctactccCCATGGCGAACTGTGTAGAATTGCACGAAATGTACTTTAAAATGGCAAATGTTCTCTCCTCTGTCAAGAGGGGGGCCTCTAAAAGGTTTTGCTCGCTAGGTGGGGAGGCCCCGCAACCAAATCTTGCTtaaggcccccaaaaggctagggccggctaCGTCGGTCATAAAATAGCTGTCATTCCACCCTGGTCAGAATACAGAGTATTGTATACACACACGGCCTCAGATGAAGGCAGGCAGATTCACTCTTTCTTTGTGACGTGGTGGCGAGATGCTGTGTAGACAAGATCAGAGGACAAAGTGGCCTGCACTGACTGCCAATCTGTTTGAGTGGTTCCCTGAGATTTAATAGAGAGGAAGGATCCCACCCTACCGTTTGTGGGCCCACCTTCGATGCCAAAAGGGAAGCCCATCTGTTATTCCCTCTTTTCCCTCAATAATTAAAAAGCTGCAGGTATCTTAGTTCTTTTCCCAGGCATCGGCATATTCTGGTGCACCAGAGTTGTGGACTATAAAACAGCACTGTTGCTCGAGGTCATTTCAAGATCCTTTCAGAACTCACGAAGGATGTTATAGAGAGAATGACACACGTAAAGCCACATAAAGCCATCAAACTGCGACCACTGAGCTTTTTCCCAATTAGCAACTGCACATGGCACACAGAACAGTTCTTTATGAACTAACTTCTTGTCAGTTGAGTATCTTTGCTCTGGTATGTGATTATAGCGTAGAAGAGATCGTGAATCTCTTGCATCCTTTTCTGATATTAGAAATTGGTGACAGGGCGACGTATTCCATGTCCCTGTTCCTCAAAGTCCTGAGAACAATGTCTGTCCATATGCATCACTGGTATTTATAGACCTGACATCTGACACGGCCTATCAGCTGCTGAGGGACACAGCCTGAGGTCACAATGTGTTGAGCCAGAATGGAACTGATAGCATCAATGTTGCGAGAGCCTGTGCTGTCTTCAGGGCTCAGTTGCTTAGTCGTTTGATGATTGTGCATTTTACCAAACCAACTGTTACGTGATACTGGCTGGTGTACCGTTGGTTTCAGTTCAGTGGACCAACGCGGTCATGCGGTACAGTAGTCGTGCAGAAGAAGCAATAGCTTGATGTGTCACGTGTACTCAATATAGCTTTGAATTCCATTCCATTCATACTAATGCTATTATCTTGtcatacacacagtaccagatCACCAGATAAATTGTGAAGTCGGTTAACTTCCCCACAAACCAGACATATAGATGCCCGTTCTCTGTGCTAATCTTTGCTTTTGTGTTCTGTACCGTTTACAGAGACTTTGCCTTTGTGGCCAGTGACAAAGACACCTGTATGCTGAAGTGCCATGTGTTTCGCTGTAACGCCCCAGCAAAAACCATCGCCACGGCTTTGCATGAAATGTGCTCAAAGGTAATCAAAGGTTTCCAGCATAGGAAGTGGTTGAACATCCCTTTTAGCCCACCGTAGTAGTTTGGGTTCATTCTAGAGTGAGCCAGTGTGaaggatgtgtctgtgtgtgtatccagatcATGGCAGAGAAGACGACTAGAAGCCCATCTATGGCCCGCTCCCTCACCATGGAGAACATCTCCCCTGAGGATCTGCCACGTCAAGGTGCTGTAGCCTGGCTGAGCTCAGAGCCCACAGAAACCCATCAGCTACAATGTGTAGTTTATACGGATGGTAAACTCCATAATATGGCAGAAATCACATGATACATTTTATTCGTATTTTTTGCTGCAGTGGACTTCCTGGATGCAATGAGGAAAAGGGTGCAGAAGTTTGAGGTGCAGTACATCGGAAACCTGCCTGTCTCCAGGGCGATGGGTAGGTGTACTGTATTCTAATCTCATCCTATTGATGTATTAAACTGGCAAAATACCATCAAACTTGTCATCTATTGaactagattttttttaaacgagCCAATGTTCCCTTTCCTATAACAACCATGAGAGTCAACAGGGGAACAGGATCTGTAATATCACATCATCAGATATAGAGGATTAGACAGCAGCCAGGAGTCACAGGCATGTTTTAAAATTGGTGCTGGATAACGAGACACCGGACATCGTCTCTTTATCCTCAGCAAATATGCCGAGTCACGTCTCATGGCTAGCTAACTCTCAGGTTCACTGTGTAGTTGGCTGTCCACAGGCGAGGCGTCGTCTCGCAGTATGTAACACGGCACTCTTTCAGAAAATGAATTATTGATTACAGGCTCCAAAACGGTAGCATCCATCAAGGTGTCGTTAGCTGGATCAGCTGACTAACTGACATAAACGCCCAGTCACAGATGCTTTATGTCTGAGATATTATGGTCCACTgaggtttttatttaacctttcaaTTGTTTCGGAGATTATTTCACAAGTAaggtgaagaagaaaaaaaacgaaaAGCAGATTAACCTAACTCAGTGGAGATAGAAGGGATccccagagttagccatccctgatcCCGGGTCTGGTAGCTCGTACGTCTGTAGGTTAACAATGAAGTACGGTCCTGCGAAAGTTAGTGCAAGAGGGCTTTATATACAAAAAGAGTGCAATGCAACGATCTATGAGACTTCTAAGAGGGCCAGTCTACTTTCTGATACAGCAAGCAGTAATGTGCACTGAACCTGCTGCCTGTAATAAACTGCGTCCAATGGCTTCAATACAGTGGCAGCTGCATGCATATAGACAATATCGCCATAGTCTATAACCGGTATGAATGTCGACTGAATGATTTGCTTTCTGCTATTTAACGAAAGGCATGGTCTATTCCTATAAAGGAAGCCCATTTTAAGTCTTAACTTCTTAAACGTCAAGATGCCCAAATATTTAAAAGGCCATCCAATGTATATATGCATAAATCATCAGATACATTTTTAAGCGTTTTGGAAAACAACATATGCTTGGTTTTACCTGCGTTAAGTACCAATTTCAGTTGACTAAAGGCTTTCTGCAAAGCAATAAAGGCAGATTGTAGCTACCAAAGAGGTTTTCTTATTAATGATGACAAGCCATTAGTCGTCATTGGCGATTACACACCCGAGGGGATGATCGCATAGGTTTGCAATCACTGGAAGGTCGTTTGATCATACTGTGTGTTACAATGAAGAAGAGTTGACGCTAGGAGCATTTCCTCTCAAAACAGGTGATCTAACCGTAACCTTGGTTTTGCAGTACTTTTAGAAGTCACTGTGCTGTTACTGAAGCAGCTTTATTAAGGGGCTTTATGTGAGACCCTCTGGCAGGTATGGAGGTGCTGAACCGGGCCATAGAGAGCATCATGAACACCTCAGACAGTGACGAGTGGGAGCCCATCGTCATCCACATCTCTGATACTGTGCTTTCACTCTggaaaggagaggtgaggagtgctCAGGAAACCTGTAAATGCAGTGGTCAGACCAACCAATGAAATTATTACATTTCTCTGTCcacctgattctctctctctctctctcttacactctctccctttgtccctcgctctccctttgtccctctctctccttctttagctttctttctctttctctctctctccctttctctctcttacctTCTCTGGGATTTCTCTTTCAGGATGGAGATGATCCCTTCTGGGAATGTCAAGTGCGTTACCTGACCTTTCTGGGTGTGGGCCATGACACACACACCTTTGCAGTGATAGTGGATGGCGGGACGCAGCGGTTTGATTGTCATGTTTTCTGGTGTGAGCCAGACGCAGGGATCATCTCTGAGGCTGTGCAGGCTGCGTGCATGGTGAGTGACTAAGGGGTCACCCTGAGGGATGAAACACAGGACTGGAGAACTAATGTACAAAATGGCTTCTGTAGACGCAGAGGTGAAGCTAGCATGAAAAATACTTGAATTTATACATGCTATCATGGCTGAATGATGAATATTTTAATGGAATTAGTAGGTACCGGTAGAGAATGTACTAGAGCCATGAGTCATGTAAGTTTCTCTTTCATTTTAGAAAGATACCAAAGGTCACTGCTTAACATGGCTCCATTGTGCCCCCTGCAGGTCCAGTACCAGAAGTGCTTGGTGGCCCAGACTCCACCACCCAGGTCTAAAATGTGGCAGGCGGGTTCCAAGGTGAAGAGGGCCAACTCCATGGACGGCTTCACTTTCCCAGCTCCCCTTCACCAAGGACTGTCCCCACCCATGACTGGCTCCTCCACAGCCAAAAAGGGCATGCTGGCGTTTTTTGAGACTTTCAGAAATAAACAGTCAGCAGTTTCCACACCATAGCAACCAGATAGGGAGggaggcgggagggagggagcaagtGAGGGAGCGAGTGAGGGAAGGGGACTTGGGTAAAGGGAGGTACGGCAAATCAGTTTTAGGGGAAGGGTAGAATGTATAACAGATGTATAACCAGCCATTAGAATGTGAAGATTGAAGGCCAGCTGAGTTTCTATTTGACCAGGCAGGGATGACCATTATCTTAAACAAAACAAACGTGCTGCATTTCTGCTTCTACTGTGTTTCTTTGGGTATACAACATATCTCAACAAGGCTGGTTTGTGGTACAGATTTAGAAAAGAACACTGAGGTGCTGTACTCTCACATTCCACACCTTTCTTGTCAAGGAAGAGTTTAGGTCATTAGGATCTTGTACTTTTATTGCAAAATACCATCAAATACACAACAATGGCTCCCTGGTTCTAAGTGAAGCATACAGTAGCAAAACATATGGTGCAGTAATTGACTACTCTTTAATATAGTTTTCTGATATTGAACATCAGCAAAATGTAACAGTGACCTCATTCTTGTACAATCAATGTAGCTAGGTAGGTTGTGTTAAATACCTATACTGTTCTTTCTAATAAATGTAAAGGGATCTTTAACTTCAGATATATTCATATAAGTGTGTCGATTTATAGCCTATAGTCCCTCTGACAGTTGACAACAAATAGATTTCAAATGTGAGATTAGGCATCATAAAGATGGGAGAGAAGATATCACACTATATATTCCTCCATTATTCAAATTAGACGTGGCAAAATCGAGAATCAGACCGATGAACATCCGAGACCCCAGTTTGTCAACAGCAAATGAAGTCCAATCAGATCTGGGCTTTGGTACAATTTTGATGCAGCATACTCAGAAAGAATCCCTTTAAGCAGGATTCAGGAGTGGCGCCAGTGCCACAGTGGTCTTCACATTAGAGTGAAAGAGAAGGTGTTTTAGTTCTGTTCTGAAAAAAGTTTGTGTTAGTAATTTATGCAGCACAAAAAGCataaaagtgtaaaaaaaaaaaaaatgatttagaAAGGTATGTAGACAGTTCCCCGAAGCTCTACAGAAGCACTGCATGCTTTCGCACACGCTTGGGAATGAAATGCTTTGCTCAGGTACTTTCCATGCTATTGgcaatgaagaaaaaaaagacgACTCTCACTAGTAAAACTGAAAACACTTAGAAATCAAGTCAATGACTAAACTCTAAATGCAACCAGTCCCCACCACTGAAAGCCTGTGTTATGTTGTTCCTATTGGAGAACACGCTAAACAGCATTTTCACTTGAGAAAACACCAAAACACACTGAATTGATATCACTTTTGTGATTCCCCCCAAAATACAGACTTATTTGCACTGCATTGAATtaagtatggggggggggggggtgaaaggcACTTGGTTTATTGCATGCTGATTTTCAAAGTCATTTGCGACAGTAGGCCGGCCCACTGTATGCTGTGAAACACTTGGGCACATAAAAGGAATGGCACCTCAGAGAGGTCATGCTATATATTACCGATATGCAACAGCTCCTCTTCCCCCATTCTAAATATATATTATATGAGAAAATAACTCAGGTCTCCATATTAGTGGAAGGTTCATGTCAAAGTTGGAAGAATGAAAAGGTGGAGCTTTGGCGTAAAATAACATGGATGGAGAAGTGAAATCCGTTTTATCCAGGAGAACTTGGGAGAGGTAATGTCATAAAAATGCTAATGTAGCACCTTGAGATGTTTTTGGTTTTTGCTATTTATACTACTAGTAAATACATATGTCTCTATATATTTGCAATATTTTAGCACAAAAGAAAATAGGATGTCATGTAAATGCAAACTATTTTAAATTGTGATTATTTCGCGCAGTTATACCTCACTAGGTCCACACTGTGGTGGTCTATGCTGGAATAATAAATTGCTTGGAAAtcctgttctgtttttttgtgtgttatgttTATCAAAGTTCAACTTCAACTCCTCTTACAAAGAAAGAGCCTTTTATTTCAACATGAAGTCTAGTCTCATTACCCAGAATCTGGGCACTTTGCTCTACATTAAGTCATCCACTGTTTACTAGACCAGAAAAATTTACAAATTtactccattctattctattgacCAACCGGACATGCGTAATGTCAATGTTCAACATCCTGTCCACGTGTCCCGGAAAACAAGTTGATTTGTTGTATATGAAAGAAGAAAAGAAGCCATGGAGGCGGAGGACCTTTACATCAAACCAGGTATGTTCTGTCCAATTGAATAGTTCTACTTTGTTTATTTAGCGAGAAAAGTTCGCTAACGATAGACATCAGTGTACTGCAACTGTGCTAGGGTTATAATGCAAGCTAGTTTGAAGACAAGCTAGCTAGCAGTAACTATCAAACTACATTGCTCTCTTGCTAACAAAGTTGTCAAAATATCTTGAAGATGCGTTTGCATAGACTTTACACTACCTCTTCACTTGAGTTATTTCGCCACTGCTTTATGACATCAAATTTGAGCGTGACTACAGGTAACGTTATCACATGATGTTGATCATGATTATAAACATAATCAGTTTCATGTTCATGTTCAGCtcaaatcggaagtttacatacacttaggttggagtcattaaaactcgtttttcaaccactccacacatttcttgttaacacactatagttttgccaagtctgttaggacatctagtttgtgtatgacacaaataattttttcaacaattgtttacagacagattatttcacttgtaataaactgtatcacaattccagtgggtcagaagtttacatacactaagtggattgtgcctttaagcagcttggaaaattccagaaaatgtcatggctttagaagcttttgatttgagtcaattggaggtgtacctgtggatgtatttcaagggctacctttaaactcagtgtctctttaattgacatcatgggaaactctaaagaaatcagccaagacctcagaaaaagaattgtagacctccacaagtctggttcatccttgggagcaatttccaaatgcctgaaggtaccacgttcatctgtacaatagtacgcaagtataaacaccatgggaccacgcagtcgtcataccgctcaggaaggagacgcgttctgtctcctagagatgaacgtactttggtgcgaaaagtgaaaatcaatcccaggacaacagcaaaggaccttgtgacgatgctggaggaaaccggtacaaaagtctCTATATCcacaggaagaagccactgctccaaaaccaccataaaaaagccagactacggtttgcaattgcacatggggacaaagaatgtaccttttggagaaatgtcctctggtctgatgaaacaaaaatataactgtttggccataatgaccattgttatgtttggaggaaaaagggggacgcttgcaagccgaagaacaccatcccaaccgtgaagcacgggggtggcaacatcatgttgtgggggtgctttgctgcaggagggactggtgcacttcacaaaatagatggcatcatgaggatggaaaattatgtggatatattgaagcaacatctcaagacatcagtcaggaagttaaagcttggtcgcaaatgggtcttccaaatggacaatgaccccaagcatacttccaaagtcgtgtcaaaatggcttaaggacaacaaagtcaaggtattggagtggccatcacaaagccctgacctcaaacctatagaaaatttgttggcagaactgaaaaagtgtgtgtgagcaaggaggcatatgaacctgactcagttacaagagctatgtcaggaggaataggccaaaattcacccaacttattgtgggaagcttgtggaaggctacctgaaacgtttgacccaagttaagcaatttaaaggcaatgctaccaaatactaattgagtgtatgtaaacttctgacccactgggaatgtgatgaaagaaataaaagctgaaatattacattctctctactattattctgacatttcacattcttaaaatgaagtggtgatcctaactgagctaagacagggaatttttactaggattaaatgtcaggaattgtgaaactgagtttaaacgtatttaggtaaggtgtatggaaacttccgacttcaactgtgtgcgtgtgtgctagCTGCTAATGAGTAGTTAGTAAATTggtagtttaaaaaataaataaaaccctcTCTGCCTTTGTTAAGGTAATCAGGAGCGGGGCTGGAATGACCCTCCACAGTTTTCCTATGGTTTGCAGACAGCAGCACAAGGTGGTCCCAAGAGGACCCCTCTCAACAAGAGAGTGCCCCCACCTCAACTCACAGGATCCCCTTGTACGTTCTAGGCTTTGGCAGAGAATTGGAAATTGTGCCTTGAATATGGTTTAAATTCATTGATCTTTTAAGTACCTTGGTACTTTTGATGTTTACTCAGGGGTTGTGAGATTGTCTTTCTGATGACTGTACTTTCCCCAGACTGTCAGAGCAGATAATGAATCATCCTGGTTCTATTTATCCACAGGTCCTGTCCCAGGAGATTTTCCTTCCCGAACAGCTCCAATGACTCCTCCTACCAACCCACTGGCCCCTCCATGTAGTCTGAACACGCCCCCTCGTCCATGTCCTGTCTCAGCCCCTCTTGTTGGGGTGATGATGATGGCCACACCTCCACCACCTTTCCCTGTGGTAGAGCACACAGACTCTTCCAGTAGCCAATCAGAGAGTGACCCAGATGTCGACGATGTAGTCACTCTTCTCAACTGGGCACTGACAGCTTGTAGACACACAGTCAAAGTAAGAATGATTTCTATAGCTCTAATTCCCAGCCACAGTTGACAAACTATTTACAAATAGCATGTTGTATGTAGCTCTGTTATGGTGCAGTGCACTGTTTGAAATGACACTCACTGCTTTGCTAACCAAATTGCTGAATTTTTTACTTGTACCCCTTGCAGAaacaggtgtgtaatgatgtggCGAAGCGTCTGAAGCTCTTTGAGGACATGTGGAAATCTGGGAAGCTGTCACTTCCTGTTAGGAGAAGAATGAATGGACTGGTGCAAGGTAGGAGAACCTGTATAGTTTGATAGATGAGGTCATATTTCTACTGATGAAAAATAAatcagggatgcaaactagtgACCTACGTCATTCGTgtatattttggggggggttggatcactactggctgtatgCAATAGGGTAATGCGGGTTTGGAGCAATACTGAcagtatccaaggctcagcccaTCGTTCACATAACAGAATGCAGCATGTgactgaagagagaagagacaacccATTTGGTAGTCACAGCATCAGCTTTCCCGTTATCTAGCAGCACGTCCCTTTAACGATAACGAAGAGGTAgatgagaagcctgaccacggagacgggggtgagaaggtgatgaagtttacttcatgagctgtaaccgaaaaacaactggcatttggaGAGTTTGAAatgagggagaaagtgtggtggaacaacTATTAGCATGGTTAAGTatcttgctaacgttagctggatCGAATTCTCCGTTAGCTggccagagaaatgttgagcaaaaTAAGACGACTTACTAactgatcaaataattgagtttatggtgtgaaaattagctggctaatgaagtcagacagctagctaacgttacaacatcagatgagccAACGTTAGTAACCGAACCAATTCGTTATAGTATTAACTGGCAACATTATAAGACTCCTTGCCGTTCCTCAAGTTATAAcgcgttagttgcttactggaccctggaaatctgtgtgaaatgttaactaaCTACTATCTGTGAACTAATGTTTGTCCCTCTATagtatgtggttaattttcaaAATGAGAGAATTAAGTGAAAAGGAGgcgttgcttgttaaacaagtggattcagggatcGAGTGTAGCTGGAGCTGGTTCTGGCTTAAACAGGATGCcactatagaggtgaaaggaacaccacgcactttccctctttctcacttctTCAATACCGTGTATAAaaaggggtatgccaggtgtactctctgcagaaagtgtacaatgtaataatgtgcagtgtagcccaaagatattgtttttgttgtgttgaacttgacaaCATGTGTGTGACTTTTTTAGGGGGATTATTAAAATACTTTTTACTCTGTAAACGTttttttgcacacatgtagccttgtgtACTTGATCAATATctactatagtggccactataatagagcaaaaatagaatgaaacaaacaggcattctatttctactttaagatgtttttttcccctaagtgcaatatttagatgtgtgtggtcacaagcgttctgttataaaggctgtcatggctaactgcagtattagtgtattgttttctctcaagacttgagtgtcatttgcagtaaagtctaggcaacaaataacattggattgctttcttttagcatttttttgtttttagctGTGATTGAGGTTCACAtgaaccactttttattttacacacagagactgatcatgtagatcatattctttgttgtttaattagttaacctgcatttccccctagcagggattttctttgcatgtttcagtgcaacaacaaaaaaagtgtcaCCTTTTTGGTCCCTCAGCAGTTTGCATCTCTGATTTAAATGGGTCACCCACCATTTTTATATGAAACAAATGAGACAAACAAATGTTCAAATGACCTAACCACGTCTGTGACGCTCCTGTCTTTATGCTCCTGTCAGAGTTGAAGAGTTGTAACTGGGACGCTGCTGATGAGATCCACCGGGCTCTGATAGTGGACCATGTTAACGAGGTCAGTCAGTGGATGGTGGGGGTCAAACGTCTCATCGCCGAAACACGCAACTTAAACCCGGACCTCCTGCACACACAGGAAGTAGACCAGAGTCTAGACACCAGCAAGCACAGCTAACTCTGACTAGATCAATAATGACACTTTTGGAACTTTTCTATTAGGTCGTGGAACCGTGAGGACTCTCGGTCGTCCATGTGAAAGCCATTGAAATTCAACTTTTAGGCTTACTCTGTCTTTTGCTTTTGTATGTGGAGATTCCACATATTTTGACATGGTTTTCCTGTAATTATGCAATGGGcttatacatttttgggggggacttTTTTAATGAATTGCCTTTGATTGCAGTGTATCGCTATTACCGAGATCCACCAATTCTGACAATACAAAGATACCTTTATCCCTGTTTTATGTCGATTGTTAGCGTTTGATACAGCCTTTTCCTATGGTGTCTTGTTTGGTTAAAGTGCTTCTGTCAGAAGTGTCAGTACTATGAAATACTATAACCTACCTTGGACAGCCTTGTGAACAGTATTTTACTGGAGCTAAGATTGCTTTGATTGTACACAAGGTCCAATGTATTATTCCTGGTTTAGCCTACAGTTTTCAATGacttatcaccccccccccccccatgtacaTAATCATAAGAGCAATAAGAATGTTTTAAAGCCTGCGGTCTGCTTCTGTTGACGGTGGCATTGCATTACATGTGTATCGTACACGATAAGACCAAATAAATCTGATTTGTGGTGGAAGTAttcatttttttaatgtattttcatGCAGCAGTAGGTTGATGTCACGAACTGTTATTTATGTCGGTTCTGTAGTTAGACAATGAGGAAGTTCCGTTCTTCCAGCTTTTCTGACGTGTCTACCTCCATGGAGACGGATGCAAGGAGAAGCCACCAGAAGGTGGCGTCTTAGGCTTTGTTTTTCACTGGTGACCGTGTTGTGGCTATGATATCTAGAGAAACTTGGGCACTTTATAGGAAGGGTTACACACGATTTTATGTCTTCATTTTATAGCGCTAGAGGACTAGCCACCATGAATGAGGCGTGGCTTTGTTTTGATCGTCCGAGGTCTGTGACAACAACACTTGTTTTATTGTTGCTAAGTGAGACAGTAATTGATGTGAACTCATGGATAATGTCATCACGTTATCCTTTTATTGTTCCAGTCTACCC
Coding sequences:
- the LOC139538042 gene encoding amyloid-beta A4 precursor protein-binding family B member 3-like translates to MLGKDYMLAIIIVNYDDNIWTDPSLDLDTDLPSGWRTIRDSTGTYYWHVPTGTTQWQHPSYSNEEDQSAVNGIAATDLKSLEAGGRRGSRARLTESPVASVNDRISWQDDYFCTNMDPDSKCFAVRSLGWVEIPEEELTPGKSSLAVNNCIQQLSSSKAEGRDALGAWGEGQDMMMVLKKDTLSLMDPVDRSLIHCQPIINIRVWGVGCNNGRDFAFVASDKDTCMLKCHVFRCNAPAKTIATALHEMCSKIMAEKTTRSPSMARSLTMENISPEDLPRQVDFLDAMRKRVQKFEVQYIGNLPVSRAMGMEVLNRAIESIMNTSDSDEWEPIVIHISDTVLSLWKGEDGDDPFWECQVRYLTFLGVGHDTHTFAVIVDGGTQRFDCHVFWCEPDAGIISEAVQAACMVQYQKCLVAQTPPPRSKMWQAGSKVKRANSMDGFTFPAPLHQGLSPPMTGSSTAKKGMLAFFETFRNKQSAVSTP
- the LOC139538043 gene encoding steroid receptor RNA activator 1-like isoform X2, whose amino-acid sequence is MEAEDLYIKPGNQERGWNDPPQFSYGLQTAAQGGPKRTPLNKRVPPPQLTGSPCPVPGDFPSRTAPMTPPTNPLAPPCSLNTPPRPCPVSAPLVGVMMMATPPPPFPVVEHTDSSSSQSESDPDVDDVVTLLNWALTACRHTVKKQVCNDVAKRLKLFEDMWKSGKLSLPVRRRMNGLVQELKSCNWDAADEIHRALIVDHVNEVSQWMVGVKRLIAETRNLNPDLLHTQEVDQSLDTSKHS
- the LOC139538043 gene encoding steroid receptor RNA activator 1-like isoform X1; translation: MSMFNILSTCPGKQVDLLYMKEEKKPWRRRTFTSNQERGWNDPPQFSYGLQTAAQGGPKRTPLNKRVPPPQLTGSPCPVPGDFPSRTAPMTPPTNPLAPPCSLNTPPRPCPVSAPLVGVMMMATPPPPFPVVEHTDSSSSQSESDPDVDDVVTLLNWALTACRHTVKKQVCNDVAKRLKLFEDMWKSGKLSLPVRRRMNGLVQELKSCNWDAADEIHRALIVDHVNEVSQWMVGVKRLIAETRNLNPDLLHTQEVDQSLDTSKHS